Proteins from a genomic interval of Diprion similis isolate iyDipSimi1 chromosome 10, iyDipSimi1.1, whole genome shotgun sequence:
- the LOC124411068 gene encoding E3 ubiquitin-protein ligase ariadne-1, which yields MDSEEETPYDDVDSGNESSGDDVDFAMDVEPGNPRERATDIDDYPFEVLSTEEIVQHMVDSIKDVNTVVEIPATTTRILLNHFKWDKEKLMERFYDGDQEKLFAEARVINPFRKGPVINRTRSSQISLSRRTSTNGTEECGICFMTLPSSMMTGLECGHRFCTGCWGEYLTTKIMEEGVGQTIACAAHACDILVDDASVMRLVKDSKVKLKYQHLITNSFVECNRLLRWCPSPDCNNAIKVQYVEPRPVTCKCGHTFCFHCGENWHDPVKCHLLRKWIKKCDDDSETSNWIAANTKECPKCNVTIEKDGGCNHMVCKNQNCKADFCWVCLGPWEPHGSSWYNCNRYDEEEAKAARDAQEKSRSALQRYLFYCNRYMNHMQSLKFESKLYASVKEKMEEMQQHNMSWIEVQFLKKAVDILCSCRQTLMYTYVFAYYLRKNNQSVIFEDNQKDLESATECLSEYLERDITSENLADIKQKVQDKYRYCDSRRKVLLEHVHEGYEKEWWDYTE from the exons ATGGATTCTGAGGAAGAGACACCCTACGACGACGTTGATTCGGGCAACGAGTCCAGCGGCGATGACGTCGACTTCGCTATGGACGTTGAGCCCGGGAATCCCCGTGAACGAGCCACAGATATTGACGATTATCCTTTCGAGGTTTTATCCACAGAAGAGATCGTTCAGCATATGGTGGACTCTATTAAAGACGTAAACACCGTCGTCGAG ATACCTGCAACAACGACAAGGATTTTACTTAATCACTTTAAATGGGACAAAGAGAAATTAATGGAACGTTTTTATGACGGCGATCAGGAAAAATTGTTTGCAGAAGCGCGAGTTATAAATCCCTTTAGAAAAGGACCCGTCATTAACAGGACTAGATCTTCACAAATATCTCTG tCACGACGAACTTCTACAAATGGAACTGAAGAGTGCGGCATATGCTTTATGACATTACCATCGTCG ATGATGACTGGCTTGGAATGTGGACATAGATTCTGCACAGGGTGCTGGGGAGAATATTTAACTACAAAAATTATGGAGGAAGGTGTTGGCCAGACAATAGCCTGCGCCGCTCACGCCTGTGACATATTAGTCGACGACGCGAGTGTCATGAGACTTGTCAAAGACTcgaaagtaaaattgaagTATCAGCATCTCATTACGAACAGTTTCGTCGAA TGTAACAGACTGCTGAGGTGGTGTCCGTCGCCAGACTGCAATAATGCGATAAAAGTGCAATATGTAGAGCCAAGACCAGTGACGTGTAAGTGTGGTCACACCTTTTGTTTCCATTGCGGAGAGAACTGGCACGACCCTGTTAAATGTCACTTGTTAAGAAAATGGATTAAAAAGTGCGATGACGATTCTGAGACCTCCAACTGGATTGCGGCGAACACAAAAGAGTGTCCAAAGTGCAACGTCACCATTGAAAAGGATGGAGGCTGTAACCACATGGTGTGCAAAAACCAAAACTGCAAAGCTGACTTTTGCTGGGTCTGTCTTGGTCCGTGGGAACCGCACGGTTCCAGCTGGTACAACTGTAACAGATATGACGAGGAGGAAGCCAAAGCAGCGAGAGATGCTCAAGAGAAATCTAGGTCGGCACTACAAAGATATTTATTCTATTGTAATAGATACATGAATCACATGCAGTCGCTCAAATTCGAGAGCAAATTGTATGCTAGTGTCAAAGAGAAGATGGAGGAGATGCAGCAGCATAACATGTCTTGGATAGAG GtacaatttttgaagaaagCAGTAGATATATTGTGTTCCTGTCGGCAAACcctcatgtatacatacgtgttTGCCTAttacttgagaaaaaataatcagtcTGTGATCTTCGAAGATAACCAGAAAGACTTGGAAAGTGCGACCGAGTGTTTGTCTGAGTACCTAGAGCGGGATATAACGAGTGAGAATCTGGCCGACATAAAGCAGAAAGTGCAAGATAAATACAG aTATTGCGACAGTCGGAGAAAGGTGCTTCTGGAACACGTCCATGAAGGGTATGAGAAGGAATGGTGGGACTACACGGAATAA
- the LOC124411072 gene encoding uncharacterized protein LOC124411072 — MAQSLRDKDCEFICELITEMVHDRCFCERGSREFVEVDSIRVDPLSFPDKIPVNEIYAAEVGIRFSGELQTFPVVIKLLPKTAEVMNALELFQNEELFYSKIVVKIGTPNFAKCYAADMGRYGGPVIVLENLKTQGYRELERKLDEEHLQVWIKALGTFHGKGLKLKSESPTEFREFHAKLLEATFNEENRTDMPNVFLKTTPFRGLKYLKSLPQPDLEFIEKIDTRLGTNPYEITRDLATEVSDFSTLCHGSLSRKNLLFKYDEQGKPIDVRLIDWQTTRYSPPGIDLGPIIFTNLDADDRLSKVNRLLEVYLDAVEAELPTVSRKDLRRDVVSKLLFAYNVASFYVPYVDKDLITLEKRATLEQFVEAVCSFGGEEADQELALILLDLKALGTFD; from the coding sequence ATGGCGCAATCGTTGCGGGATAAGGATTGCGAATTCATTTGCGAACTAATCACGGAAATGGTGCACGACCGCTGTTTTTGCGAAAGAGGCTCACGGGAGTTTGTAGAAGTCGATTCGATCCGCGTGGACCCTCTCAGTTTCCCAGATAAGATACCGGTCAACGAGATATACGCAGCCGAAGTTGGCATCCGGTTCTCTGGTGAGCTCCAGACGTTTCCGGTGGTGATAAAGCTCCTTCCGAAGACAGCCGAGGTGATGAACGCCCTGGAGCTCTTCCAGAACGAAGAACTGTTCTACAGCAAGATAGTGGTCAAGATCGGTACTCCGAACTTTGCGAAGTGCTACGCAGCCGACATGGGACGATATGGGGGGCCGGTGATTGTCCTCGAGAACCTGAAGACCCAAGGATACAGAGAACTGGAAAGAAAGCTCGACGAAGAACACCTCCAGGTCTGGATAAAGGCGCTCGGAACGTTTCACGGCAAGGGTTTGAAGCTGAAGAGCGAGAGCCCGACCGAGTTTCGTGAGTTTCACGCGAAGCTACTGGAAGCCACTTTCAATGAGGAGAACAGAACCGACATGCCGAACGTCTTCCTAAAGACGACCCCCTTCCGGGGACTCAAGTATCTCAAGTCTCTACCTCAGCCGGACCTCGAGtttatcgaaaaaatcgaTACCAGGCTTGGGACGAATCCCTACGAAATCACGAGAGACCTCGCCACCGAGGTCAGCGACTTCTCCACCCTCTGCCACGGCAGTCTGAGCCGAAAAAATCTACTCTTCAAGTATGACGAGCAAGGCAAGCCGATCGACGTGAGACTCATCGACTGGCAGACGACCAGgtactccccgcctggcattGACCTGGGCCCCATCATATTCACGAACCTCGATGCCGATGATCGGCTCTCTAAGGTGAACCGGCTTCTCGAGGTTTACTTGGACGCTGTGGAAGCGGAGCTACCAACGGTTTCGAGAAAGGACCTGAGGAGAGACGTCGTTTCAAAGCTACTCTTCGCCTACAACGTCGCGTCCTTCTACGTCCCCTACGTCGACAAGGATCTGATTACTCTTGAGAAGAGAGCCACCCTCGAGCAGTTCGTTGAGGCAGTTTGCTCATTTGGGGGAGAGGAGGCTGATCAAGAACTCGCCTTGATATTGTTGGACCTTAAAGCTCTTGGAACTTTTGATTAG
- the LOC124411073 gene encoding bcl-2-like protein 1 has product MAGDGANNETKERGEQCASARGEPHSRVGGTVECDHPPPDPPGNRNSTSSMNTIANWRFGNSVSFIEICQIRLRHLFPHLSPPPLRYNTCEDSVELTAERLGNDVIRYLLKEDLYQVSKDPVSRSMRHNVHQMLNKHSILFTSMVNRLNVVPDTAYEAFMAVADELFYNGGITWARIVCLYAFMGRLALWARDRRMYALKKKLPSYVSRYVSEEIAHFIKGYGGWEQLCIEYPVAEEVSGAVWRSLLMTGATLGLIATILTVAS; this is encoded by the exons ATGGCTGGGGACGGTGCTAACAATGAAACGAAGGAGCGGGGCGAGCAGTGTGCGTCAGCTCGGGGGGAGCCGCATTCCAGAGTGGGCGGCACGGTGGAATGTGATCATCCACCTCCCGATCCACCCGGTAACAGGAATTCAACCAGCAGCATGAACACCATAGCGAATTGGCGATTCGGGAACTCGGTCTCCTTCATCGAAATTTGCCAG ATACGTCTTCGGCATTTATTTCCTCACCTATCCCCGCCACCTTTGCGTTACAACACATGCGAAGATTCGGTGGAACTGACAGCAGAGCGTCTTGGTAACGATGTCATACGCTATCTACTTAAAGAAGATTTATATCAGGTGTCAAAGGATCCAGTGTCCAGAAGCATGCGGCATAACGTCCACCAGATGCTCAATAAGCACAGTATACTATTCACCAGTATGGTAAACAGACTGAATGTTGTTCCTGATACAGCTTACGAGGCTTTCATGGCCGTTGCTGACGAACTGTTCTACAATGGCGGAATAACCTGGGCTAGAATCGTTTGCCTGTATGCTTTTATGGGGAGATTGGCTCTCTGGGCTAGAGACAGGAGGATGTAtgcgttgaaaaagaaattacccTCTTATGTGTCAAGGTACGTCAGCGAAGAGATCGCCCATTTCATCAAGGGATATGGAGGATGG GAACAACTTTGTATAGAGTATCCAGTTGCTGAAGAGGTCAGTGGAGCCGTTTGGCGCAGTCTATTGATGACTGGTGCAACCCTGGGATTGATTGCCACAATTCTGACTGTAGCATCTTAA